One Brassica napus cultivar Da-Ae chromosome A5, Da-Ae, whole genome shotgun sequence DNA window includes the following coding sequences:
- the LOC125609231 gene encoding basic leucine zipper 34-like produces the protein MAQLPPKIPNMTPHWPDFSSQNLTATASTAVQNPSWVDEFLDFSACRRGNHRRSISDSIAFLEAPFVRGHGSTQNNHFDKFDDEQFMSMFKDDNDLHNNPSHNNNNAGTTGSSSNTSTLSDHNSFNGDKEPPSDHNMKHKNDEVHSQCKTEPDDGTASNNNSGDSSVTRILDPKRVKRILANRQSAQRSRVRKLQYITELERSVTSLQAEVSVLSPRVAFLDHQRLLLNVDNSSLKQRIAALAQDKIFKDAHQEALKREIERLREVYQQQSLKKMENGNHSQATGTGANSAVHIKPSNEKEELFNV, from the exons ATGGCACAACTCCCTCCTAAAATCCCCAACATGACACCACATTGGCCTGATTTCTCTTCCCAAAACCTCACCGCAACCGCTTCAACCGCCGTACAAAACCCTTCATGGGTAGACGAGTTCCTCGACTTCTCAGCTTGTCGCCGTGGAAACCACCGTCGTTCCATAAGTGATTCCATCGCTTTCCTCGAAGCTCCATTCGTCAGAGGCCACGGTAGCACCCAAAACAACCACTTCGATAAATTCGACGATGAGCAATTCATGTCCATGTTCAAGGACGACAACGACTTGCATAATAATCCTTCCCATAACAACAACAATGCGGGGACCACTGGTTCTTCCTCGAATACATCCACGTTGTCCGATCATAACAGCTTTAACGGCGACAAAGAACCACCGTCCGATCataatatgaaacataaaaacGACGAGGTCCACAGCCAATGCAAGACGGAGCCTGATGACGGTACGGCGTCAAATAACAATTCAGGCGATAGCTCAGTCACCAGAATTCTTGATCCCAAAAGGGTTAAGag AATATTAGCAAATCGGCAATCAGCACAGAGATCAAGGGTGAGGAAACTGCAATATATAACGGAGCTCGAACGTAGCGTTACTTCATTGCAG GCGGAAGTGTCAGTGTTATCGCCGAGAGTTGCGTTCTTGGACCACCAGCGTTTGCTTCTCAACGTGGACAACAGCTCTCTCAAGCAACGAATCGCTGCTTTAGCCCAAgacaaaattttcaaagacg CGCATCAAGAAGCATTGAAGAGGGAAATAGAAAGGCTTCGAGAAGTGTATCAACAACAAAGCCTCAAGAAAATGGAGAATGGGAATCATTCACAGGCCACAGGAACCGGAGCTAATTCGGCCGTTCACATCAAGCCATCTAATGAAAAAGAGGAGCTCTTCAATGTATGA
- the LOC125609232 gene encoding glucosidase 2 subunit beta-like, producing MSRNKVTLLHYVSSFLLAVVSVNSSTTPLVGVHPLDEKYFESDIIRCKDGSKSFPRDRLNDNFCDCLDGTDEPGTSACPNGKFYCRNIGSSPKFVYSSRVNDRICDCCDGSDEYESSISCPNTCVMGGNVNYVYKPRTERKSIDRQLGSVTTDPNSSITISNLHDMVKNLQGMKLVFALQFVLIGFLVILWMLRLRVRSSKRRRYLLKSVHPNRSVN from the exons ATGTCGAGAAACAAAGTTACACTGCTACACTACGTGTCGTCTTTTTTACTCGCCGTCGTCTCCGTCAACTCCTCAACCACTCCCCTCGTCGGAGTTCATCCATTAG ATGAAAAATATTTCGAGTCAGATATAATCAGATGCAAAGATGGTTCCAAATCGTTCCCTAGAGACCGTCTCAACGACAACTTCTGCGACTGTCTCGACGGTACCGATGAGCCTG GAACTTCGGCATGTCCGAACGGCAAATTCTACTGTCGGAACATAGGAAGTTCTCCCAAGTTTGTTTACTCTTCTCGTGTGAACGATCGGATCTGTG ATTGTTGCGATGGTAGTGACGAGTATGAGAGTAGCATTAGTTGTCCGAACACATGTGTAATGGGTGGTAACGTTAACTACGTCTACAAACCTAGAACCGAACGTAAATCTATTGACAGGCAACTCGGTTCTGTAACAACCGATCCAAATAGTTCGATAACTATATCGAATCTTCACGACATGGTCAAGAATCTCCAAG GTATGAAGCTTGTGTTTGCACTGCAGTTTGTTTTGATTGGTTTCTTGGTGATCTTGTGGATGCTTAGGCTTCGTGTTCGGTCTTCTAAGAGAAGACGTTATCTGCTGAAGAGTGTGCATCCCAATAGATCAGTTAACTAA
- the LOC106453321 gene encoding transcription factor VOZ2, which yields MSNHPKITCVSSSHQNLVEKLMQLQERFSHLQAARKEGRVNDHAVLEAQISQNLREWQAELSAPSPESSLLGGSISQFSEEIARLLKLNDEEDDATSSFKEHTVPKADAFDQGLCSPGQLEWAAEPFDQSSFDVNFLSGFEDAVNNSGTHDQQLHCAFQEFDPSLSTAPDFHGQKLSHLDITSQLDYHLSEVRQEFNNGTPSVKLDVPDESEFTTPPSVRVPPSAFLGPKCALWDCTRPAHGSDWYMDYCSDYHGNLALTEDSPGTAPVLRPGGISLKDNLLIDALRAKTLGKNVGIPVCEGAVNTKCPWNAAELFHLELVEGETIREWLFFDKPRRAYDSGNRKQRSLPDYSGRGWHESRKQLMKEQEGQKRSYYMDPQPPGPFEWHLFEYQINESDACALYRLELKLTNGKKSPKGKVAKDPLADLEKKMEKMGKLTPEAASDKPSPTTKSRAKATKGAKAAATGNLTQAT from the exons ATGTCAAACCATCCGAAGATCACGTGCGTATCCTCTTCCCATCAGAATCTGGTGGAGAAGCTAATGCAACTCCAGGAGAGATTCTCCCATCTCCAAGCCGCTAGGAAAGAAGGGAGGGTCAACGATCACGCGGTCCTGGAAGCGCAAATCTCTCAGAATCTCCGCGAGTGGCAAGCTGAGCTCAGCGCTCCGTCTCCGGAGTCTTCTCTTCTG GGTGGGAGTATTAGTCAATTCTCTGAGGAGATTGCTCGTCTGCTGAAGCTtaatgatgaagaggatgatgCTACTAGCTCGTTTAAAGAACATACTGTACCAAAGGCTGACGCTTTTGATCAGGGGTTGTGTTCTCCGGGACAGTTGGAGTGGGCTGCTGAGCCTTTTGATCAAAGCTCTTTTGATGTGAACTTCTTGAGTGGGTTTGAG GATGCTGTTAATAACTCGGGAACACATGACCAGCAACTCCACTGTGCATTTCAAGAGTTTGATCCAAGCCTTAGCACCGCTCCTGATTTCCATGGCCAAAAGCTAAGCCACTTGGATATAACTTCTCAGCTAGATTACCATCTCTCAGAAGTGCGCCAGGAATTCAACAACGGCACCCCTTCGGTTAAGCTCGATGTTCCCGACGAGTCTGAGTTCACTACTCCACCAAGTGTCCGCGTGCCTCCTTCTGCCTTTTTGGGACCAAAGTGTGCGCTGTGGGATTGCACGAGGCCTGCTCACGGATCTGACTGGTACATGGACTACTGCAGTGACTACCATGGGAATCTAGCTCTGACTGAAGATTCACCTGGCACGGCACCTGTTTTGAGACCTGGGGGGATTAGTCTGAAAGACAATCTCTTGATTGATGCTCTTCGTGCAAAGACACTGGGTAAGAACGTTGGCATCCCGGTCTGTGAAGGAGCTGTCAACACAAAATGCCCATGGAACGCAGCAG AGCTTTTTCATCTTGAGCTGGTTGAGGGCGAAACGATCAGAGAATGGCTCTTCTTCGACAAGCCTAGAAGAGCATACGATAGCGGAAACAGAAAGCAGAGATCACTTCCAGACTACAGCGGACGAGGCTGGCATGAGTCAAGAAAACAGCTGATGAAAGAGCAAGAAGGCCAGAAAAGATCTTACTACATGGATCCACAGCCTCCTGGTCCCTTCGAGTGGCATCTGTTCGAGTACCAGATCAACGAGTCCGATGCATGCGCCTTGTACCGACTAGAGCTCAAGCTAACGAACGGAAAGAAGAGTCCTAAGGGAAAAGTTGCAAAAGACCCTCTAGCTGATCtggagaagaagatggagaagatggGAAAGTTGACACCTGAGGCGGCTTCAGACAAACCTTCTCCTACAACCAAAAGTCGTGCAAAGGCTACCAAAGGAGCTAAAGCAGCAGCAACTGGCAATCTAACTCAAGCGACGTGA
- the LOC125609233 gene encoding zinc finger protein 11-like: MKRTHLASFSSKNKTQEKEEGDTNGNDRIIMNQYKNYEAGLIPWPPKNYTCSFCRREFRSAQALGGHMNVHRRDKAKLRQIPSWLFDPHHHHTPVRNPNLNSSSSTTLAHHEPSLINQISLTTRFDILDNATSYEGLMVEREKNNNNVRSRDLKKSAMDSCHAAKCEISRGDLMNKKDGIMGLELGMSLRNPKHVLDLELRLGCL; encoded by the coding sequence ATGAAGAGGACACATCTAGCAAGTTTCAGCAGCAAAAACAAGAcccaagaaaaagaagaaggagacaCTAATGGTAACGACAGAATCATCATGAATCAGTACAAGAACTACGAAGCAGGGCTGATCCCATGGCCTCCCAAGAACTACACTTGCAGCTTCTGTAGGAGAGAGTTTAGATCTGCTCAAGCACTTGGAGGGCACATGAATGTTCACAGAAGAGACAAAGCAAAACTCAGACAGATACCTTCTTGGCTCTTTGATCCTCACCATCATCACACACCTGTTCGCAACCCTAATcttaactcttcttcttcaacgacGCTAGCTCATCATGAGCCTTCCCTAATCAACCAGATATCCTTAACGACTCGGTTCGATATTTTGGATAATGCTACTAGCTATGAAGGTTTGATGGTGGAAAGAGAGAAGAACAATAACAATGTACGTAGCAGAGATCTCAAGAAGAGTGCCATGGATTCATGTCATGCTGCAAAATGTGAGATAAGTCGTGGAGATCTGATGAACAAGAAAGATGGAATCATGGGGTTGGAGCTTGGGATGAGTTTGAGGAATCCCAAACACGTTCTTGATTTGGAGCTTCGACTTGGGTGcctttaa
- the LOC106454488 gene encoding LOB domain-containing protein 16, with product MAASGNGTTAGTGSPCGACKFLRRKCASDCIFAPYFSSEQGAARFAAIHKVFGASNVSKLLLNVPIHDRCEAVVTIAYEAQARLHDPVYGCVSHIFALQQQVAYLQAQVMQMKAQIAGHQASAAGDLRNSSESTHEYTTWQQSSGSPIGSAYAAPYDHHHPYYGHVNPNNQVSPQSSLEESLSSTSSNVTTTANVRETHQTGGGVYRHGGLGFHEGYPNKKRSVNYCNSDLGELQALALRMMKN from the exons ATGGCAGCTTCCGGTAACGGTACAACGGCAGGGACAGGCTCACCGTGCGGTGCGTGCAAGTTCCTGAGGAGGAAGTGTGCATCGGATTGTATATTCGCACCTTACTTCTCATCGGAGCAAGGAGCAGCAAGGTTCGCAGCTATTCACAAGGTGTTTGGAGCCAGCAACGTGTCTAAGCTCTTGCTCAATGTCCCAATCCATGATCGATGTGAAGCTGTTGTCACCATCGCCTACGAAGCTCAGGCTCGTCTTCATGATCCTGTTTATGGCTGCGTCTCTCACATTTTTGCCCTCCAACAACAG GTTGCTTACTTGCAAGCACAAGTCATGCAAATGAAGGCACAAATCGCCGGCCATCAGGCGTCAGCCGCCGGAGATCTAAGAAACAGCTCAGAAAGTACTCACGAATACACGACTTGGCAACAATCTAGTGGCTCTCCGATCGGCAGTGCGTACGCAGCACCATATGACCATCATCATCCTTACTACGGTCACGTAAACCCTAATAATCAGGTCTCGCCACAGAGCTCGCTAGAAGAATCTTTAAGCAGCACGAGCAGTAACGTCACTACTACAGCTAACGTGCGAGAGACTCATCAAACCGGAGGTGGCGTATACCGTCACGGTGGGTTAGGGTTTCACGAAGGATATCCTAACAAAAAGAGATCAGTTAATTATTGTAATAGCGATTTAGGTGAGCTTCAGGCTTTGGCTCTTAGAATGATGAAGAATTAA
- the LOC106450620 gene encoding diacylglycerol lipase-beta encodes MAIKSLNRLLWNFFVHDSPFKKRRELYQGVLCNVIKRFQSRLPESSGKELEDSNKTPNSSSSSSSLETRRGVESGIDSDSSGDEDTGDGKWKLDLAWLTKALEPASQLRRWALPTGERSQPGNRSLSEIIASIQKSKLGIEGWTLGDLTIGLYLIYLRQASLSPFEDVKGVQVVSESTVSDLIYNAELAKGCYRDSVSGLAKNTMLRENNILKFVKDSSVMRPGYYVGVDHRRKLVVFGIRGTHTIYDIITDIVSSSDDEVTFEGYSTHFGTAEAARWFLNHELQTMRRCLERYEGYKLRLVGHSLGGAIASLMAIMLRKMPREELGFDGEIVSAVGYATPPCVSRELAENCSEFVTTIVMQDDIIPRLSQASLARLRDEILQTDWTSVIEKEEWKSVLDLVTNAKQVVTSVQDAARKVSEYAKFGNKNEFPELPSSKNHQSDSLSTETTTKDVVKLPEELYVPGAVYYLMRNVRGNMKSSAGKKVEYFSLWKRDPGQHFQRILLSGNFITDHKCDSHYYALRDVLKGFPGFIDESIFNKRSK; translated from the exons ATGGCTATCAAGTCACTGAATCGGCTTCTATGGAACTTCT ttgTGCATGATTCACCGTTCAAGAAGAGACGAGAGTTATACCAAGGAGTACTCTGCAACGTAATCAAACGGTTTCAGTCACGTTTACCAGAATCATCAGGCAAAGAGTTAGAAGATTCCAACAAAACACCAaactcgtcttcttcttcttcaagcttAGAGACTAGAAGAGGAGTTGAATCAGGAATCGACAGTGACAGCTCCGGTGATGAAGATACAGGAGATGGCAAGTGGAAACTAGACTTAGCTTGGCTCACCAAAGCACTTGAGCCAGCTTCTCAACTCCGTCGATGGGCTCTTCCAACAG GAGAGAGATCACAACCTGGTAATCGATCTTTATCTGAGATCATTGCTAGTATCCAAAAGAGTAAGCTGGGAATCGAAGGATGGACTCTCGGTGATCTCACAATCGGTCTCTACCTCATCTACCTCAGACAAGCCTCCTTGTCTCCCTTCGAGGACGTCAAGGGAGTTCAAGTTGTTTCGGAGTCTACAGTTTCCGATCTCATTTACAACGCGGAGCTAGCCAAGGGGTGTTACAGGGACAGTGTAAGCGGTCTAGCCAAGAACACCATGCTCAGAGAGAACAACATTCTTAAATTCGTGAAAGATTCGAGCGTCATGAGGCCTGGCTACTACGTGGGAGTTGATCATAGGAGGAAGCTTGTGGTATTTGGGATACGAGGGACGCATACTATATATGATATTATTACTGATATTGTCTCTTCGAGTGACGATGAGGTCACGTTTGAAGGCTACTCAACGCACTTTGGAACCGCTGAAGCTGCACGGTGGTTTCTTAATCACGAGCTGCAGACTATGAGAAGGTGCTTAGAGAGATACGAGGGATATAAGTTGAGGCTTGTTGGTCATTCTCTGGGAGGTGCTATAGCTTCTTTGATGGCGATTATGCTCAGGAAGATGCCGAGGGAGGAGCTGGGATTCGACGGTGAGATTGTTTCAGCGGTTGGATATGCTACACCTCCTTGTGTTTCTAGAGAGCTTGCAGAGAACTGCTCTGAGTTTGTGACAACTATTGTAATGCAG GATGATATTATACCTAGACTGAGTCAAGCTTCTTTGGCGAGGTTGAGAGATGAAATCCTTCAGACCGATTG GACAAGTGTGATTGAGAAGGAAGAGTGGAAGAGCGTATTAGACTTGGTAACAAACGCCAAACAAGTCGTCACCTCTGTGCAAGACGCAGCTCGTAAAGTTTCTGAGTATGCAAAATTTGGAAACAAGAACGAGTTTCCAG AACTCCCTTCATCCAAGAACCATCAGTCTGATTCTTTGAGCACTGAAACTACGACTAAAGATGTTGTTAAGTTGCCAGAAGAGTTGTATGTACCTGGCGCGGTGTACTATCTGATGAGGAACGTGAGAGGGAACATGAAAAGCTCAGCAGGGAAGAAAGTAGAATACTTTAGTCTATGGAAGAGAGATCCAGGACAACATTTTCAGAGGATACTTCTTTCAGGTAATTTCATTACAGACCATAAATGTGATAGCCACTACTACGCTCTAAGAGATGTGCTCAAAGGGTTTCCTGGTTTCATCGACGAAAGCATTTTTAACAAGAGATCTAAGTGA
- the LOC106450622 gene encoding MATH domain and coiled-coil domain-containing protein At2g42480 — protein sequence MWNRKPCFRFEIDNLSEKKAVISSKTFVSGGCEWYLDIYPKGDRLANGHLSMYLSVANSTKLRTGWKRSVNYYFVLLNQSDKELHRSPIGQGVNLYCASHPSWGFGKVLPVSKFQEKGFLEKDKLIIEVYIKVIEAFDGEEVSNNKKNKTVDINGFQVFASQVTKVGKVFTDHPDIALDVKPTKQEVKTAYMHVLLRVIKTLNKPPKSLSETTLNKASSDLSELMDVGFKLDWLKLKFDEVSLERKKADDTNESRAQRLEKRAKKLELMELDFKLDSLNRKKADDTKESLAREVEKRAAQMELGFNRRLNKNLGDLERKRSYDTSVFDSRIKQIEGHVMGLGLKLDSLNTKLEDMSKEKKKADDDADVTLVQELKNLELMVSDIKVELDKKKNISSDDGFLLVD from the exons ATGTGGAACCGAAAGCCGTGTTTTAGGTTTGAGATAGATAACTTGTCGGAGAAGAAAGCTGTCATATCGTCTAAAACATTCGTGAGCGGCGGATGCGAATG GTATCTCGACATTTATCCCAAGGGAGATCGTCTTGCTAATGGTCACTTGTCAATGTACCTTAGCGTTGCAAATTCTACAAAATTGCGAACTGGATGGAAAAGAAGTGTTAACTATTACTTCGTTTTGTTGAATCAATCCGACAAAGAACTCCACAGATCACCAA TTGGACAAGGAGTCAACTTGTATTGTGCTTCGCATCCATCATGGGGTTTCGGGAAGGTCTTGCCTGTAAGCAAGTTTCAGGAAAAGGGGTTTTTGGAGAAGGACAAACTCATCATTGAAGTCTACATTAAAGTTATTGAAGCTTTTGATGGAGAAGAAGTATCCAACAATAAGAAGAATAAGACTGTTGATATCAACGGTTTTCAAGTTTTTGCTTCTCAG GTTACTAAAGTGGGAAAGGTATTCACAGATCACCCAGACATTGCTTTAGATGTCAAACCAACGAAACAAGAGGTGAAGACAGCATACATGCATGTCCTCCTCAGGGTCATTAAAACACTCAACAAGCCTCCAAAGAGCCTTTCAGAGACTACACTTAACAAGGCTAGCAGCGATTTGAGTGAGCTGATGGACGTAGGTTTCAAGCTTGACTGGTTGAAGCTAAAGTTTGATGAGGTTTCCTTGGAGAGGAAGAAAGCAGATGACACTAATGAGTCTCGTGCCCAACGACTGGAGAAACGTGCCAAGAAACTTGAGCTGATGGAATTAGACTTCAAGCTTGACTCTTTGAATAGGAAGAAAGCAGATGATACTAAGGAGTCCCTTGCCAGAGAAGTAGAGAAGCGTGCTGCGCAGATGGAATTGGGATTTAATAGGCGTTTGAATAAGAATCTTGGTGACTTGGAGAGGAAGAGATCATATGATACTAGTGTCTTTGACTCTCGAATCAAACAAATCGAGGGACATGTCATGGGTCTAGGATTAAAGCTGGACAGCTTGAATACAAAGCTTGAAGATATGtccaaagagaagaagaaagctgaTGATGATGCTGATGTTACTCTGGTCCAAGAACTCAAGAACCTTGAGCTGATGGTCTCGGATATCAAAGTTGAACTTGACAAGAAAAAGAACATATCTTCTGATGATGGGTTCTTGTTGGTCGACTAG
- the LOC125609234 gene encoding MATH domain and coiled-coil domain-containing protein At2g42480-like, whose translation MSNRKPSFRFEIDNFSEKKANAISSNTFKSGGCEWFLAVYPKGDRLADGHLSLYLQVANDTTLQPGWKRSINFYFVLLNQSGKELYETGLGQSSFCAENPAWGYRKTLPLSKFQEEGFLEKDKLIIEVYTNGGEVEDVSNKKKTVDINGFQVFASQVTKVGKIFTEHPDIAKDFKPTKQEVKTAYMNVLLRVIKTLNKPPKSLSETRLNKASSELSELMNVGFKLDWLKLKLDEVTLERKKPDADGSKVQQLEERVKHLELKLDEVNESRTQQVEERVKKLELKLQQASFSKSLSDDANEYRAQQVEERVTNLEMMEVGLKLDSLNTKLDEVSLERKKTDDTNESRAQQVEKHVKNLTLMELRLNTMLGNLEREKSYDTSVFDSRIQQMEKHVMGLGLKLESLITKLEEISQEKKKADDADGSLVQKHEESLKNIELMVSHLKVEVDKKKNIASDDGFLLVD comes from the exons ATGTCGAATCGAAAGCCGAGTTTTAGGTTTGAGATAGATAACTTCTCGGAGAAGAAAGCCAATGCCATATCGTCTAACACATTCAAGAGCGGCGGATGCGAATG GTTTTTAGCTGTTTATCCCAAGGGAGATCGTCTTGCTGATGGTCACCTGTCTTTGTACCTGCAAGTTGCTAATGATACAACGTTGCAACCTGGATGGAAAAGGAGTATTAACTTTtactttgttttgttgaatcaaTCAGGCAAAGAACTCTACGAAACCG gTTTAGGACAAAGCAGCTTTTGCGCTGAAAATCCAGCATGGGGTTACAGGAAGACCTTGCCTCTAAGCAAATTTCAGGAAGAAGGGTTTTTGGAAAAGGACAAACTCATCATTGAAGTCTACACAAATGGAGGAGAAGTTGAAGATGTATCCAACAAGAAGAAGACTGTTGACATCAACGGTTTTCAAGTTTTTGCTTCTCAG GTTACTAAAGTGGGAAAGATATTCACAGAGCACCCAGACATTGCAAAAGATTTCAAACCAACGAAACAAGAAGTGAAGACAGCATACATGAATGTCCTCCTCAGGGTCATTAAAACACTCAACAAGCCTCCAAAGAGCCTTTCAGAGACTAGACTTAACAAGGCTAGCAGCGAGTTGAGTGAGCTGATGAACGTAGGCTTCAAGCTGGACTGGTTGAAGTTAAAGCTTGATGAGGTTACGTTGGAGAGGAAGAAACCAGATGCTGATGGGTCTAAGGTCCAACAACTGGAGGAACGTGTCAAGCATCTTGAGCTGAAGCTTGATGAGGTTAATGAGTCTCGTACCCAACAAGTAGAGGAACGTGTCAAGAAACTTGAGCTGAAGCTTCAGCAGGCTTCCTTTAGTAAGAGCTTATCAGATGATGCTAATGAGTACCGTGCCCAACAAGTAGAGGAACGTGTCACGAATCTTGAGATGATGGAAGTGGGCTTGAAGCTCGACTCTTTGAATACAAAGCTTGATGAGGTTTCCTTGGAGAGGAAGAAAACAGATGATACTAATGAGTCTCGTGCCCAACAAGTTGAGAAACATGTCAAGAATCTTACGCTGATGGAATTGCGTTTGAATACGATGCTTGGTAACTTGGAGAGGGAAAAATCATATGATACTAGTGTCTTTGACTCTCGAATCCAACAAATGGAGAAGCATGTCATGGGTCTAGGGTTAAAGCTGGAAAGCTTGATTACAAAGCTTGAAGAGATCTcccaagagaagaagaaagctgaTGATGCTGATGGTTCTCTTGTCCAAAAACACGAGGAAAGCCTCAAGAACATTGAGTTGATGGTCTCGCATCTCAAAGTTGAAGTTGACAAGAAAAAGAATATAGCTTCTGATGATGGGTTCTTGTTGGTCGACTAA
- the LOC125574826 gene encoding MATH domain and coiled-coil domain-containing protein At2g42480-like, with amino-acid sequence MWNQRPSYRFEIDNFSEKKALISSKTFVSGGCEWYLQINPKGDRISDGHLPLYLYVANSTTLRTGWKRSANYYFVLLNQSDKELHRSPISLSTNLFCAKTPAWGFAKTIPVSKFQEKGFLEKDRLIIEVHIKVIEAFDGEGGDVSNNNKKKTIDINGFQVFASQVIKVGKIFTEHPDIALDFKPTKQEVKTAYMNVLLRVIKTLNKPPKSLSETRLNKASSELSELMDVGFKLDWLKSKLEEVSLERKKPDVDGYQVQQLEERVKHLQLKLDEVSLGKKLSDDDNESRSQEVEERLKHIELKLDEVSFVSKLSDDDNESRAQQVEERVKDLKLKLDEVSFGRKLSDDDNESRAQQVEERVKNLELKLDEVSLGRKKADDTNESRAQQVEDRVEDLELKLDEVSFGRKLSDDDNESRAQQVEERVKNLELKLDEVSLGRKKADDTNEFRAKQVEKRVKNLELMELELNMCWKPKLDELEGKKTDDAIIFEQIEDRVMGIEFKLDSLNTKLEEISKEKKKADDADGSLVQQLEESVKNIELMVSHLKVEIDKKKNISSDDGFLLVD; translated from the exons ATGTGGAACCAAAGGCCGAGTTATAGGTTTGAGATAGATAACTTCTCGGAGAAGAAAGCTCTCATATCGTCGAAGACATTCGTGAGCGGCGGATGCGAATG GTATCTCCAAATTAATCCCAAGGGAGATCGTATTTCTGATGGTCACTTGCCTTTGTACCTTTACGTTGCAAATTCTACAACGTTGCGAACTGGATGGAAAAGGAGTGCTAACTATtactttgttttgttgaatcaaTCCGACAAAGAACTCCACAGATCACCAA TTTCACTATCAACCAACTTGTTTTGCGCTAAGACTCCAGCATGGGGTTTCGCGAAGACCATACCTGTAAGCAAATTTCAAGAGAAAGGGTTTTTGGAGAAGGACAGACTCATCATTGAAGTCCACATTAAAGTTATTGAAGCTTTTGATGGAGAAGGTGGAGATGTatccaacaacaacaagaagaagacTATTGACATCAACGGTTTTCAAGTTTTTGCTTCTCAG GTTATTAAAGTGGGAAAGATATTCACAGAGCATCCAGACATTGCTTTAGATTTCAAACCAACGAAACAAGAGGTGAAGACAGCATACATGAATGTCCTCCTCAGGGTCATTAAAACACTCAATAAGCCTCCAAAGAGCCTTTCAGAGACTAGACTTAACAAGGCTAGCAGCGAGTTGAGTGAGCTGATGGACGTAGGTTTCAAGCTGGACTGGTTGAAGTCAAAGCTTGAGGAGGTTTCTTTGGAGAGGAAGAAACCAGATGTTGATGGGTATCAGGTCCAACAACTCGAGGAACGTGTCAAGCATCTTCAGCTGAAGCTTGATGAGGTTTCTTTGGGGAAGAAGTTATCAGATGATGATAATGAGTCTCGTTCCCAAGAAGTAGAGGAACGTCTCAAGCATATTGAGCTGAAGCTTGATGAGGTTTCCTTTGTGAGTAAGTTATCAGATGATGATAATGAGTCTCGTGCCCAACAAGTAGAGGAGCGTGTCAAGGATCTTAAGCTAAAGCTTGATGAGGTTTCCTTTGGGAGGAAGTTATCAGATGATGATAATGAGTCTCGTGCCCAACAAGTAGAGGAACGTGTCAAGAATCTTGAGCTGAAGCTTGATGAGGTTTCCTTGGGGAGGAAGAAAGCAGATGATACTAATGAGTCTCGTGCCCAACAAGTAGAGGATCGTGTCGAGGATCTTGAGCTAAAGCTTGATGAGGTTTCCTTTGGGAGGAAGTTATCAGATGATGATAATGAGTCTCGTGCCCAACAAGTAGAGGAACGTGTCAAGAATCTTGAGCTGAAGCTTGATGAGGTTTCCTTGGGGAGGAAGAAAGCAGATGATACTAATGAGTTTCGTGCCAAACAAGTAGAGAAACGTGTCAAAAATCTTGAGTTGATGGAATTGGAACTTAATATGTGTTGGAAGCCGAAGCTTGATGAGTTGGAGGGTAAGAAAACTGATGATGCTATTATCTTTGAACAAATCGAGGATCGTGTCATGGGTATAGAGTTTAAGCTGGACAGCTTGAATACAAAGCTTGAAGAGATCtccaaagagaagaagaaagctgaTGATGCTGATGGTTCTCTGGTCCAACAACTCGAGGAAAGCGTCAAGAACATTGAGTTGATGGTCTCTCATCTCAAAGTTGAAATTGACAAGAAAAAGAACATATCTTCTGATGATGGGTTCTTGTTGGTCGACTAG